Proteins from a genomic interval of Stigmatella erecta:
- a CDS encoding TIGR02266 family protein, whose translation MNTHRVDAPDLDDEALVNRRSEERIPAKFEVRFAQKQDAARALRAYSLNISAGGLCLRTQKAYDVGSPVTVEMSIDGEAFQLQGVIAWVRDESEAIGVRFTDVSEGDRLRLQRVVQNIKR comes from the coding sequence ATGAACACCCATCGCGTAGATGCCCCTGATCTGGACGATGAAGCGCTGGTGAACCGCCGGTCCGAGGAGCGGATCCCCGCGAAGTTCGAGGTCCGGTTCGCTCAGAAGCAGGACGCGGCCCGGGCGCTGCGCGCCTACTCGCTGAACATCTCGGCGGGGGGGCTGTGCCTGCGCACCCAGAAGGCCTACGACGTGGGCTCGCCGGTGACCGTGGAGATGAGCATCGACGGGGAGGCCTTCCAGCTCCAGGGCGTCATCGCCTGGGTGCGTGACGAGTCCGAGGCCATCGGCGTGCGCTTCACGGACGTGAGCGAGGGCGACCGCCTCCGGCTCCAGCGCGTGGTGCAGAACATCAAGCGCTAG
- a CDS encoding GNAT family N-acetyltransferase has translation MPPSTATSPSPSPPTATVPGFRIRRARRGDAEALASLLRELGFPEGSDTQTVHWVTSHPEIEIFVACDAQDRPVGMISLSHRPQLRLKGRIATVDELVVTETWRRRGVGRALLLHAIERTRVLSVKRLELAARSAQGDGLARFYQACGFVEDCMVFHHGGA, from the coding sequence ATGCCGCCGTCCACCGCCACCAGCCCGAGTCCTTCGCCCCCCACGGCGACCGTTCCTGGATTTCGCATCCGCCGCGCCCGCCGGGGCGATGCCGAAGCGCTTGCCTCGCTTCTGCGCGAGCTGGGCTTCCCCGAGGGCTCGGACACCCAGACGGTGCACTGGGTCACCAGCCATCCGGAGATCGAAATCTTCGTGGCGTGTGATGCCCAGGACCGGCCCGTGGGGATGATCAGCCTCTCGCACCGGCCCCAGCTGCGGCTCAAGGGCCGCATCGCCACGGTGGACGAGCTGGTGGTGACCGAGACCTGGCGCCGGCGCGGCGTGGGCCGGGCGCTGCTGCTGCACGCCATCGAGCGCACGCGCGTGCTGAGCGTGAAGCGGCTGGAGCTGGCGGCGCGCAGCGCCCAGGGCGACGGCCTGGCGCGCTTCTACCAGGCCTGCGGCTTCGTCGAGGACTGCATGGTGTTCCACCACGGCGGCGCCTAG